A window of Zonotrichia leucophrys gambelii isolate GWCS_2022_RI chromosome 11, RI_Zleu_2.0, whole genome shotgun sequence contains these coding sequences:
- the SALL1 gene encoding sal-like protein 1: MSRRKQAKPQHFQSDPDLALLSQRNGDTEKGQANRTTKNKDAHVCGRCCAEFFELSDLLQHKKNCTKNQLVLIVNENPASPSETFPPSSPSDNPDEQMNDTVNNTDQVDCSDLSEHNKLDREESMDVEASSINNSSSSSKSVNNSITSSNSSTMGTSAVTTSLPHIGDLTTLGNFSVINSNVIIENLQSTKVAVAQFSQEARCNGASSTKLAVPALMEQLLALQQQQIHQLQLIEQIRHQILLLATQNTDMPTSSSPSQGTLRTSANPLSTLSSHLSQQLAAAAGLAQSLASQSASISGVKQLPPIQLPQSNPGNTLIPSNSGSSPNINILAAAVTTPSSEKVASALGGSQLTNPPVSASSSPAFAISSLLSPASTPLLPQPTPSNSVFSSPLSNIGTPAEDLNSLTALAQQRKSKPPNVTAFEAKSNSDEAFFKHKCRFCAKVFGSDSALQIHLRSHTGERPFKCNICGNRFSTKGNLKVHFQRHKEKYPHIQMNPYPVPEHLDNIPTSTGIPYGMSIPPEKPVTSWLDSKPVLSTLTTSVGLPLPPTIPSLTPFIKTEEPQPIPISHPSASPPCSVKSDSGTADPTSKISNGLSDEVEAGALPTSNGKTEENPQNSSTITNVSSSVSSPAADSGSSGVATFTNPLMPLMSEQFKAKFPFGGLLDSTPASETSKLQQLVENIDKKATDPNECIICHRVLSCQSALKMHYRTHTGERPFKCKICGRAFTTKGNLKTHYSVHRAMPPLRVQHSCPICQKKFTNAVVLQQHIRMHMGGQIPNTPVTENYPESMESDTGSFDDKNFDDIDNFSDENMEDCPDSSVPDTPKSVDASQDSLSSSPLPLEMSSIAALENQMKMINAGLAEQLQASLKSVENGSVEGDVLTNDSSSVGGDMESQSAGSPAVSESTSSMQALSPSNSTNDYHKSPSIEEKPLRALPSEFANGLSPTPANSGALDLTSSNTDKMIKEESLSMLFPFRDRGKFKNTACDICGKTFACQSALDIHYRSHTKERPFICTVCNRGFSTKGNLKQHMLTHQMRDLPSQLFEPNSSIGPNQNSSVMPANTLSSLIKTEVNGFVHGSPQDSKEASSGLVASGPLSSATSPVLLPALPRRTPKQHYCNTCGKTFSSSSALQIHERTHTGEKPFACTICGRAFTTKGNLKVHMGTHMWNSTPARRGRRLSVDGPMTFLGGNPVKFPEMFQKDLAARSGNGDPSSFWNQYAAALSNGLAMKTNEISVIQNGGIPPAPGGLGNGGSSPISGLTGSLEKLQNSEPNAPLAGLEKMASNENGTNFRFTRFVEDNKEIVTN, encoded by the exons GAGACACAGAAAAGGGTCAAGCAAATCGAACCACTAAGAACAAGGACGCCCATGTCTGTGGCAGGTGCTGTGCTGAGTTCTTTGAATTATCAGATCTCCTGCAACACAAGAAGAATTGTACTAAAAATCAATTAGTTTTAATTGTGAATGAAAATCCAGCTTCTCCTTCTGAAACCTTCCCTCCTAGTTCCCCTTCTGATAATCCTGATGAACAGATGAATGACACAGTTAATAACACAGATCAAGTAGACTGCAGTGACCTTTCAGAGCATAACAAACTTGACAGGGAAGAATCCATGGATGTGGAGGCTTCCAGCATTAACAATAGCAGTAGCAGTTCCAAGAGTGTCAACAATAGTATTACAAGCAGTAACAGCTCCACAATGGGTACCTCAGCTGTAACAACCTCTCTACCTCACATAGGGGATCTGACAACACTAGGCAACTTTTCAGTGATAAACAGTAATGTAATAATTGAAAACCTGCAGAGTACTAAAGTGGCAGTAGCACAGTTCTCACAGGAGGCAAGATGTAACGGGGCATCGAGCACTAAACtcgctgtccctgccctgatgGAGCAACTGTTggcattgcagcagcagcagatccatCAGTTGCAACTGATTGAACAAATTCGTCACCAAATATTATTGTTGGCTACCCAAAATACAGACATGCCAACATCTTCTAGCCCTTCTCAAGGTACTTTACGAACATCTGCCAACCCCTTGTCCACATTAAGTTCCCATTTATCccagcagctggctgcagcagctggattaGCACAAAGCCTTGCTAGTCAATCTGCCAGCATCAGTGGTGTGAAACAGCTACCCCCTATACAGCTACCTCAGAGCAACCCTGGCAACACTCTAATTCCATCCAATAGTGGCTCTTCTCCAAATATTAACATATTGGCAGCAGCAGTTACAACACCGTCCTCAGAAAAAGTGGCTTCAGCTCTTGGTGGCTCCCAGCTCACCAACCCACCAGTATCAGCATCATCTTCACCAGCTTTTGCAATAAGCAGTTTATTAAGTCCTGCATCTACTCCACTTCTACCTCAGCCCACCCCTAGTAACTCTGTTTTCTCCAGTCCCTTGTCCAATATTGGAACACCTGCAGAGGATTTAAACTCCTTGACTGCCTTggcacagcaaagaaaaagcaagccACCAAATGTAACTGCATTTGAAGCAAAAAGTAATTCAGATGAGGCGTTCTTTAAGCATAAATGCAGGTTCTGTGCTAAAGTGTTTGGGAGTGACAGTGCCTTGCAGATTCATTTGCGTTCTCACACTGGCGAGAGGCCATTTAAATGCAACATATGTGGAAACAGGTTCTCCACAAAGGGAAACTTAAAAGTCCACTTTCAGCGTCACAAAGAAAAATACCCTCATATTCAAATGAATCCATACCCAGTGCCAGAGCATTTGGACAATATTCCTACAAGCACGGGTATTCCTTATGGGATGTCTATACCGCCAGAGAAACCTGTCACGAGCTGGCTGGACAGCAAGCCAGTCCTCTCCACCCTAACAACTTCTGTTGGCCTGCCACTCCCACCAACAATTCCAAGCTTGACCCCGTTCATCAAAACTGAGGAGCCTCAGCCGATTCCCATTAGCCATCCTTCTGCtagccctccctgctctgtcaaGAGTGACTCGGGAACAGCTGACCCCACATCAAAAATTTCCAATGGACTTTCTGATGAGGTAGAGGCTGGTGCGTTGCCTACCTCAAATggcaaaactgaagaaaacccTCAAAACTCAAGCACCATCACTAACGTGAGCAGCTCCGtgagctccccagcagcagactCGGGCTCCAGCGGTGTCGCCACTTTTACAAACCCACTGATGCCTCTCATGTCAGAGCAATTTAAGGCAAAGTTTCCATTTGGAGGACTATTGGATTCAACGCCAGCATCTGAAACGTCAAAATTGCAGCAGCTTGTAGAAAACATTGACAAAAAGGCAACTGATCCTAACGAGTGCATCATTTGCCATCGAGTTCTCAGTTGCCAGAGCGCATTGAAAATGCATTATCGCACCCATACTGGAGAGAGGCCATTCAAATGTAAAATCTGTGGTCGTGCTTTCACTACTAAGGGCAACTTAAAGACTCACTACAGTGTCCATCGTGCCATGCCCCCACTGAGAGTGCAACACTCTTGCCCAATCTGCCAGAAAAAATTCACCAACGCCGTTGTGCTACAGCAGCATATCCGAATGCACATGGGAGGGCAGATCCCAAACACCCCGGTGACAGAAAACTATCCTGAGTCAATGGAATCAGATACGGGATCTTTTGATGATAAGAATTTTGATGACATAGACAACTTCTCAGATGAGAATATGGAAGACTGTCCTGACAGCAGCGTGCCAGATACACCTAAATCTGTGGATGCATCACAAGACAGCTTGTCTtcttcccctctgcccctggaaATGTCAAGTattgctgctctggaaaatcAGATGAAGATGATCAATGCAGGCCTTGCTGAACAACTTCAGGCAAGCCTGAAGTCAGTAGAAAATGGGTCAGTGGAAGGGGACGTTTTAACTAACGATTCGTCATCTGTCGGTGGTGATATGGAAAGCCAAAGTGCTGGAAGCCCTGCTGTCTCAGAGTCTACCTCTTCCatgcaggccttgtccccatccAACAGCACTAATGATTACCACAAGTCACCAAGTATTGAAGAGAAACCATTAAGAGCTTTACCAAGTGAGTTTGCCAACGGTTTGTCTCCAACCCCTGCTAACAGTGGTGCTTTGGACTTGACGTCTAGTAACACTGATAAAATGATTAAAGAAGAGTCCCTGAGTATGCTCTTTCCTTTCAGAGATAGAGGTAAATTTAAAAACACCGCATGTGACATTTGTGGCAAAACATTTGCTTGTCAGAGTGCCTTGGACATTCATTACAGAAGTCATACCAAAGAGAGACCATTTATTTGCACAGTTTGCAATCGTGGCTTTTCCACAAAGGGTAATTTGAAGCAGCATATGTTGACACATCAGATGCGAGATCTACCATCACAGCTTTTTGAGCCCAACTCCAGCATCGGCCCCAATCAGAACTCTTCCGTGATGCCTGCTAACACCCTGTCATCGCTCATAAAGACCGAGGTTAACGGCTTTGTGCATGGTTCTCCTCAGGACAGCAAAGAAGCCTCCTCTGGTCTAGTTGCTTCGGGGCCACTGTCCTCTGCCAcgtcccctgtgctgctccctgctctccccagaaGAACTCCAAAACAGCACTACTGCAACACGTgtgggaaaacattttcttcttccagtgCTCTGCAGATCCACGAAAGGACGCACACTGGTGAGAAACCTTTTGCCTGCACTATATGTGGAAGAGCATTCACAACAAAAGGCAATCTGAAG gTTCACATGGGCACTCACATGTGGAACAGTACTCCTGCAAGACGAGGCAGACGACTCTCTGTAGATGGCCCCATGACATTCCTAGGAGGCAATCCTGTGAAGTTCCCAGAAATGTTTCAGAAGGATTTGGCTGCACGGTCAGGGAATGGAGACCCGTCCAGCTTCTGGAACCAGTATGCAGCTGCACTCTCCAATGGCTTGGCCATGAAGACCAACGAGATCTCGGTCATCCAGAATGGGGGCATCCCTCCAGCACCGGGGGGCCTGGGCAACGGTGGCAGCTCTCCTATCAGTGGCTTGACAGGAAGCCTGGAGAAGCTCCAGAATTCAGAACCCAACGCACCTCTAGCTGGTCTGGAGAAAATGGCAAGCAATGAAAATGGGACTAACTTCCGTTTCACACGTTTCGTGGAGGACAACAAAGAAATTGTAACAAATTAG